A window from Synechococcus sp. RSCCF101 encodes these proteins:
- a CDS encoding SDR family oxidoreductase, with amino-acid sequence MAASAPSSPAVPIAISGASGKTGYRIAEEAVARGWAVRLLVRPGSELPESLSAQDIRRLDFGDPAALEAALEGCGSLVIATGARPSPDLLGPLKVDAFGVRRQVEACRAAGVGRVLLVSSLCSGRLFHPLNLFGLILIWKRIGEQALETSGLDWTVIRPGGLREQEDRLEQEGLVLSGRDTQQDRSIPRRLVARCCLDALQHPASIGRVLEITSRSDAPGPGFAEALAALA; translated from the coding sequence ATGGCCGCCTCCGCCCCCTCCTCGCCCGCCGTTCCGATCGCCATCAGCGGAGCGAGCGGCAAGACCGGCTACCGCATCGCCGAGGAGGCCGTGGCGCGCGGCTGGGCGGTGCGCCTGCTGGTGCGCCCCGGGTCCGAGCTGCCGGAGAGCCTCTCGGCCCAGGACATCCGCCGGCTTGATTTCGGCGACCCTGCGGCCCTCGAGGCGGCGCTGGAGGGCTGCGGGTCCCTGGTGATCGCCACCGGCGCCCGTCCGTCCCCGGATCTTCTCGGTCCGCTGAAGGTGGATGCCTTCGGCGTGCGGCGCCAGGTGGAGGCCTGCCGCGCTGCCGGTGTGGGCCGGGTGCTGCTGGTGAGTTCCCTCTGCAGCGGCCGGCTGTTTCACCCGCTCAACCTCTTCGGGCTGATCCTGATCTGGAAGCGCATCGGCGAGCAGGCGCTCGAGACCAGCGGCCTCGACTGGACCGTGATCCGCCCCGGCGGCCTGCGGGAGCAGGAGGATCGGCTGGAGCAGGAGGGGCTTGTGCTCTCGGGCCGCGACACCCAGCAGGATCGCTCCATCCCGCGTCGGCTCGTGGCCCGCTGCTGCCTCGATGCCCTCCAGCACCCGGCCAGCATCGGCCGGGTGCTGGAGATCACAAGCCGCTCCGATGCCCCCGGCCCGGGCTTCGCCGAGGCCCTGGCGGCGCTGGCATGA
- a CDS encoding NAD(P)/FAD-dependent oxidoreductase has product MTDGPDLIVVGSGLGGLCCGALAARHGLEVLVLEAHDRPGGAAHAFQRCGFHFESGPSLWSGLSRWPSANPLAQVLRAVGESVPVLTYSDWGVLLPEGDLRVGVGSGPFLEAVRQLRGAAVADEWQAFMAWLQPFCRAAASLPLLGFRDDPAMAAVLGWRGLRAGLRHAPRLAALRGSFGPMARARLRDPFLLHWVEMLCFLISGLPLDQTSAAAMVTLFGEWFEPAATLELPVGGSQAVADALVRGIRRHGGALRCGAPVERILVRDGRATGVQLSSGDCLAARQGVVSNASPWDTIRLLEEPGDWGRQLSQTPACSSFLHWHVGLRGEGLESLPVHHVWVGDWQRPIDAERNMLVLSMPSLLDPSLAPAGHHVLHAYTPANEPWHLWRDLEPGSAAYEALKQERGGLLRQVLGRVVPDLEERLVLELQGTPRTHQRYLRVHQGSYGPALGADRGPFPFGRTPIRGLRLAGAGVFPGIGVPPVAVSGAIAAHHFVSPSRQRALLEDLGV; this is encoded by the coding sequence ATGACCGACGGTCCGGATCTGATCGTCGTCGGCAGCGGCCTCGGCGGCCTCTGCTGCGGTGCTCTGGCCGCCCGCCATGGCCTGGAGGTGCTGGTGCTCGAGGCCCACGATCGCCCCGGCGGCGCGGCCCACGCCTTCCAGCGATGCGGCTTCCATTTCGAATCGGGACCGTCCCTCTGGAGCGGGCTGTCCCGCTGGCCGTCGGCCAATCCACTGGCCCAGGTGCTGCGTGCGGTGGGGGAGTCCGTGCCGGTGCTGACCTACAGCGACTGGGGCGTGCTGCTGCCGGAGGGCGACCTGCGGGTCGGGGTGGGCAGTGGGCCGTTTCTGGAGGCGGTGCGGCAGCTGCGGGGGGCAGCCGTGGCCGATGAATGGCAGGCCTTCATGGCCTGGCTGCAACCGTTCTGCCGGGCGGCGGCGAGCCTGCCCCTGCTCGGCTTCCGCGACGATCCGGCCATGGCCGCGGTGCTGGGCTGGCGCGGTCTGCGGGCCGGCCTCCGCCATGCCCCCCGGCTGGCGGCCCTGCGGGGCTCCTTCGGGCCGATGGCCCGCGCCCGGCTGCGGGATCCCTTCCTGCTCCACTGGGTGGAGATGCTCTGCTTCCTGATCTCCGGGCTGCCGCTGGATCAGACCAGCGCGGCGGCGATGGTGACCCTGTTCGGGGAGTGGTTCGAACCGGCGGCCACGCTGGAGCTGCCGGTGGGCGGCAGCCAGGCGGTGGCCGATGCCCTGGTGCGGGGGATCCGCCGCCATGGCGGCGCGCTGCGTTGCGGCGCCCCGGTGGAGCGGATCCTGGTGCGCGATGGCCGGGCGACCGGCGTGCAGCTCAGCAGTGGTGACTGCCTCGCGGCCAGGCAGGGGGTGGTGAGCAATGCCAGCCCCTGGGACACGATCCGCCTGCTGGAGGAACCGGGCGACTGGGGCCGTCAGCTGTCGCAGACGCCGGCCTGCTCCAGCTTTCTCCACTGGCATGTGGGTCTGCGCGGCGAGGGGCTGGAGTCCCTGCCGGTCCATCACGTCTGGGTCGGCGACTGGCAGCGCCCCATCGACGCCGAACGCAACATGCTGGTGCTGTCGATGCCCTCGCTGCTCGATCCGTCGCTGGCACCGGCGGGTCACCACGTGCTCCACGCCTACACGCCGGCCAATGAGCCCTGGCATCTCTGGCGCGACCTGGAGCCGGGCAGTGCGGCCTACGAGGCGCTCAAGCAGGAGCGAGGCGGCCTGCTGCGGCAGGTTCTCGGCCGGGTGGTGCCCGATCTGGAGGAGCGTCTGGTGCTGGAGCTGCAGGGCACCCCGCGCACCCACCAGCGCTATCTGCGGGTCCATCAGGGCAGCTACGGGCCGGCCCTGGGGGCCGATCGGGGACCGTTCCCCTTCGGTCGCACCCCCATTCGCGGTCTGCGTCTGGCCGGCGCCGGTGTGTTCCCGGGCATCGGCGTGCCGCCGGTGGCGGTGAGCGGCGCCATCGCGGCTCACCACTTCGTGTCACCGTCCCGCCAGCGGGCCCTGCTGGAGGACCTGGGCGTCTAG
- a CDS encoding histidine phosphatase family protein, which yields MTLALAEHELLLVRHGETAWSLSGQHTGRTDIPLTANGRAVAAALAPVLAPLHLAAVLCSPLSRARTTCDLAGLGHEARIDGDLSEWDYGDYEGLTTDAIHSRAPGWLLFRDGCPGGESPEAIGARVDRLLGRLRGGTATGPVALFAHGHVLRVLAARWLGLPVRQGAGFLLDTATLSVLSHYRGDPAIRCWNAPIGL from the coding sequence ATGACCCTCGCCCTCGCCGAGCACGAGCTGCTGCTGGTGCGGCACGGGGAAACCGCCTGGAGCCTCTCCGGGCAGCACACCGGTCGCACTGACATCCCCCTTACCGCCAACGGCCGCGCCGTGGCGGCTGCCCTGGCACCGGTTCTGGCGCCGCTGCACCTGGCGGCGGTGCTTTGCAGTCCCCTCAGCCGGGCCCGCACGACCTGCGATCTGGCCGGCCTGGGCCATGAAGCCCGAATCGACGGGGACCTGAGCGAATGGGATTACGGCGACTATGAAGGCCTCACCACCGATGCGATCCACAGCCGTGCTCCCGGCTGGCTGCTCTTCCGCGATGGCTGCCCCGGCGGTGAGAGCCCCGAAGCGATCGGCGCCAGGGTGGATCGCCTGCTGGGGCGGTTGCGCGGCGGCACGGCGACTGGCCCTGTGGCCCTCTTCGCCCACGGCCATGTGCTGCGGGTGCTGGCGGCCCGCTGGCTCGGCCTGCCGGTGCGGCAGGGCGCCGGCTTCCTGCTGGACACCGCCACCCTCAGCGTCCTCTCTCACTACCGGGGGGACCCGGCGATCCGCTGCTGGAACGCTCCGATCGGCCTCTGA
- a CDS encoding glucose-6-phosphate isomerase: MYHHPELGCFLDISRTRVDAALERQLAEPFAAAFEAMAALEQGAIANPDEQRMVGHYWLRDPQLAPSDELRQAIETDLEQIESFAAGVISGAIRPPRAERFTDLLAIGIGGSALGPEFVAEALAPDEPPLAIHFIDNTDPAGIDRVLRRLQGRLASTLVVDTSKSGGTPEPRNGMLEVRHAFEREGLSFPPQAVATTMRGSHMDQLAREESWLAEFPMYDWVGGRTSELSAVGLLPAALQGIDIRAMLDGARQMDGATRVADVRRNPAALLAMSWHAIGNGRGEKDMVLLPYKDSLLLFSRYLQQLVMESLGKAEDLDGRLVHQGIAVYGNKGSTDQHAYVQQLRDGVPNFFVTFIEVLEDRSGPSIEVERDVTAGDYLSGFLLGTRQALHENQRESITITIPRVDARRVGALIALYERAVGLYASLVNINAYHQPGVEAGKKAAATILDLQRQLLDCLRASASPLDLEALATAAGAGDRLETVYQVVRHLLANGRLRCVAGEPACPHSLVLAMPEPDVTATA, from the coding sequence CTGTATCACCACCCGGAGCTGGGCTGTTTCCTCGACATCAGCCGCACCCGCGTGGATGCGGCGCTGGAGCGGCAGCTGGCCGAGCCCTTCGCCGCCGCCTTCGAGGCCATGGCGGCCCTGGAGCAAGGTGCGATCGCCAATCCGGATGAACAGCGGATGGTGGGGCACTACTGGCTGCGCGATCCCCAGCTGGCCCCCAGCGATGAGCTGCGCCAGGCGATCGAGACGGACCTCGAGCAGATCGAGAGCTTCGCCGCCGGTGTGATCAGCGGCGCCATCCGCCCTCCCCGTGCCGAGCGCTTCACCGATCTGCTGGCCATCGGCATCGGTGGATCGGCCCTGGGTCCCGAGTTCGTGGCCGAGGCCCTGGCACCGGATGAGCCGCCGCTGGCGATCCACTTCATCGACAACACCGACCCCGCCGGCATCGATCGGGTGCTCCGCCGGCTGCAGGGCCGCCTGGCGAGCACGCTGGTGGTGGACACCAGCAAGTCGGGCGGAACTCCGGAGCCCCGCAACGGCATGCTCGAGGTGCGCCACGCCTTCGAGAGGGAAGGGCTCAGCTTCCCGCCCCAGGCCGTGGCCACCACCATGCGGGGCAGCCACATGGATCAGCTCGCCCGAGAGGAGAGCTGGCTGGCGGAGTTCCCCATGTACGACTGGGTGGGGGGCCGAACCTCGGAGCTCTCGGCGGTGGGACTCCTGCCTGCCGCGCTGCAGGGCATCGACATCCGGGCGATGCTCGATGGCGCCCGCCAGATGGACGGGGCCACGCGGGTGGCCGATGTGCGCCGCAACCCCGCGGCCCTGCTGGCGATGAGCTGGCACGCCATCGGCAACGGCCGCGGCGAGAAGGACATGGTGCTGCTGCCCTACAAGGACAGCCTGCTGCTGTTCAGCCGCTACCTGCAGCAGCTGGTGATGGAGTCCCTCGGCAAGGCCGAGGATCTCGACGGCCGCCTCGTGCATCAGGGCATCGCCGTGTACGGCAACAAGGGCTCCACCGACCAGCACGCCTACGTGCAGCAACTCAGGGACGGGGTGCCCAACTTCTTCGTGACCTTCATCGAGGTGCTGGAGGACCGCAGCGGCCCGTCGATCGAGGTGGAGCGCGATGTGACCGCCGGCGACTACCTCTCGGGTTTTCTGCTCGGTACGCGTCAGGCCCTGCATGAGAACCAGCGGGAATCGATCACGATCACCATCCCGCGGGTGGATGCCCGGCGGGTGGGGGCCCTGATCGCGCTCTACGAGCGGGCCGTGGGCCTCTACGCCTCCCTGGTGAACATCAACGCCTACCACCAGCCCGGTGTGGAGGCGGGCAAGAAGGCCGCCGCCACCATCCTCGATCTGCAGCGCCAGCTGCTCGATTGCCTCCGGGCCAGCGCGTCCCCCCTGGATCTGGAGGCCCTGGCCACCGCCGCAGGCGCCGGCGACCGGCTTGAAACGGTGTATCAGGTGGTGCGGCACCTGCTGGCCAACGGCCGGCTCCGCTGCGTGGCCGGCGAACCGGCCTGCCCCCACAGCCTGGTGCTGGCGATGCCGGAGCCAGACGTCACGGCAACGGCCTGA
- a CDS encoding universal stress protein has translation MYRHLLVPTDGSNLSRETVQEAVAFARAIRARITILHAQQLQLAVNELLLEGQAAALTPALDQRLQEASQAHAETVLAEAREVAESAGVSCDTITFPTAVVSEAIIETADRQGCDLIFMASHGRRGLAGLVLGSETQRVLCHTEIPVLVHRHRSLAKGDA, from the coding sequence ATGTACAGGCATCTGCTCGTGCCCACCGATGGCTCGAACCTCTCGCGCGAGACGGTTCAGGAAGCCGTGGCCTTCGCGCGGGCCATCCGGGCCCGGATCACCATCCTTCATGCGCAGCAGCTGCAGCTGGCGGTGAACGAGCTGCTGCTGGAGGGTCAGGCCGCGGCGCTCACCCCCGCCCTGGATCAGCGGCTGCAGGAGGCCAGCCAGGCCCACGCCGAGACCGTGCTGGCCGAGGCGCGCGAGGTGGCCGAATCCGCCGGTGTGAGCTGCGACACCATCACCTTCCCCACCGCGGTGGTGTCGGAGGCCATCATCGAAACCGCCGATCGCCAGGGCTGTGATCTGATCTTCATGGCGTCCCACGGACGCCGGGGCCTGGCCGGCCTGGTGCTGGGCAGCGAAACGCAGCGGGTGCTGTGCCACACCGAGATTCCGGTGCTGGTGCACCGCCATCGCTCCCTGGCCAAGGGGGACGCGTGA
- the stpA gene encoding glucosylglycerol 3-phosphatase produces MTTSTAPAGSAAIGQPPPLPGALEALADDLAGEENLLLIQDLDGVCMPLVRDPLTRAIDPAYVRAARTLNGRFQVLTNGEHLGERGVNGIVERAMGGAALARDEGLYLPGLAAGGVQLQTRLGEVCHPGVSDAELAFLAGVPDQASSMLQGLLSEAPFRVPEEDRSALIRATVLVNRVSPTLNLNSLHSHFGGDWTLTLALQERLDAWMHGLLADAREQGLEGSFFLHLAPNLGSVAGREQLKPAGPAGVGTTDFQLMLRGAIKEAGLLVLLNRHVERLTGHAPLGRDFNVRGAPRDIPSMLALARKRFDPAWMPRLVGVGDTVTSEPPTAGQASSHRRGGSDRGFLTLIQELGRTFGKPNEVLLVDSSDGEVDRPSLRNNPDLHGISDAMDPLRLTGTFPGGHREYIQFFIALARRRQQVAQQS; encoded by the coding sequence ATGACGACCTCCACCGCTCCAGCCGGATCGGCCGCCATCGGCCAGCCCCCACCGCTCCCCGGGGCCCTCGAGGCCCTCGCCGACGATCTGGCCGGTGAGGAGAACCTGCTGCTGATTCAGGACCTCGATGGGGTCTGCATGCCCCTGGTGCGTGATCCGCTGACGCGGGCCATCGATCCGGCCTACGTGCGCGCGGCCCGGACCCTGAACGGTCGCTTCCAGGTGCTCACCAATGGCGAGCACCTGGGCGAGAGGGGTGTCAACGGGATCGTGGAGCGGGCCATGGGGGGGGCGGCTCTGGCCCGCGATGAGGGCCTCTATCTGCCCGGTCTGGCGGCCGGTGGTGTGCAGCTCCAGACCCGACTCGGAGAGGTCTGCCATCCCGGCGTGTCCGACGCGGAGCTGGCCTTTCTCGCCGGCGTGCCGGATCAGGCCTCCTCCATGCTGCAGGGCCTGCTGAGCGAAGCGCCCTTCCGGGTGCCGGAGGAGGACCGTTCTGCGCTGATCCGGGCCACGGTTCTGGTCAACCGGGTGTCGCCCACCCTCAATCTCAACAGCCTGCACAGCCATTTCGGCGGCGACTGGACCCTCACCCTGGCCTTGCAGGAGCGGCTGGACGCCTGGATGCACGGCCTGCTGGCTGACGCGCGGGAGCAGGGTCTGGAGGGCAGCTTCTTCCTGCATCTGGCGCCGAATCTGGGATCGGTCGCCGGTCGCGAACAGCTCAAGCCCGCCGGCCCGGCTGGCGTGGGCACCACGGATTTTCAGCTGATGCTGCGCGGTGCGATCAAGGAGGCCGGTCTGCTGGTGCTGCTCAACCGCCATGTGGAGCGGCTCACGGGCCATGCCCCGCTCGGGCGGGACTTCAACGTGCGCGGTGCCCCCCGCGACATCCCCTCGATGCTGGCCCTGGCCCGCAAGCGCTTCGATCCGGCCTGGATGCCGCGCCTGGTGGGGGTGGGCGACACGGTCACCTCCGAACCGCCCACTGCCGGCCAGGCCTCCAGCCACCGCCGTGGCGGCAGCGACCGGGGGTTCCTGACGCTGATCCAGGAGCTGGGCCGCACCTTCGGGAAGCCGAACGAGGTGCTTCTGGTGGACAGCAGCGATGGTGAGGTGGACAGACCGTCGCTGAGGAACAACCCCGACCTTCACGGCATTTCCGATGCGATGGACCCCTTGCGCTTGACCGGGACCTTCCCGGGGGGGCACCGTGAGTACATCCAGTTCTTCATCGCCCTGGCCCGTAGACGTCAACAGGTTGCTCAGCAGTCCTGA
- a CDS encoding hemagglutinin codes for MHDLHFVPIQIFRETPDVTFFDAGVIGSNGTDVVVHEGPAISPPDDGDFPQFYVHHHQIDHNLVISGSRCFELLNPAWDRPHHMVYLERNMGALRIPIGTYHRSVSGARGSLVLNQSVRDGQFSYATEFIPVSLRDRADLRAAREQRPWVWSLRNGHLCHDHPSEAPVAVGR; via the coding sequence ATGCACGACCTTCACTTCGTTCCGATTCAGATCTTCAGGGAAACCCCTGATGTGACCTTCTTTGATGCCGGCGTCATCGGCAGCAACGGCACCGATGTGGTGGTGCACGAAGGGCCGGCCATCTCGCCTCCGGACGACGGCGACTTCCCGCAGTTCTATGTGCACCACCATCAGATCGATCACAACCTCGTGATCAGCGGCAGCCGTTGCTTCGAGCTGCTCAATCCCGCCTGGGATCGGCCCCATCACATGGTCTATCTCGAGCGCAACATGGGCGCCCTGCGCATTCCGATCGGCACGTATCACCGCTCGGTCTCCGGCGCGCGGGGCAGCCTGGTGCTCAATCAGTCGGTGCGGGATGGGCAGTTCTCCTATGCCACTGAGTTCATCCCGGTGAGCCTGAGGGATCGCGCCGATCTGCGGGCGGCGCGTGAGCAGCGTCCCTGGGTCTGGAGCCTGCGCAACGGCCATCTCTGCCACGACCATCCCAGCGAGGCCCCGGTGGCGGTGGGCCGCTGA
- a CDS encoding NCS2 family permease — protein MTRSSSSRSRWFVAGDIDGLLGLALDNLVQILLILALCTGVLGFSGPLLHGTVLPAVGLSLLVGNGAYAWQAWSLSRREGRSDRTALPYGINTVSLFAFIFLVMLPVKLAAEAGGMASEAAARLAWEAGMVACLGSGLIEAGGAVVAGTLRRWLPRAALLATLSGIALGYISLGFLLRTYAHPAVGLGTLAVVLITYYSPVRLPVPGGLLAVLLGVALAWAEGLISLDPQRWQAALEMVGPKLPMLQWQGLWEGRSQLLPWLGVTIPMGLFNLLGSLQNLESAEAAGDRYPERPSLLINGLGTIVGAALGSCFPTTIYIGHPGWKAMGARVAYSWMNGVLMGAGCLLGLFGLVAQLVPIDAGMAIVLYIGIVITAQSVQAVPASHAPAVVLGLMPGLAGWGSLLLKAGLRAGGAGAAGAPFGPGLLTTLQQADVWAAGAFALEQGQIISAMLLAALLVFVIEGRLLAATACALTAAAASWVGLIHAWRFAGSDTVLDLGWGSGAPWAVGYGLMAVVLGLSSLWQRLKGDARA, from the coding sequence ATGACGCGCTCCTCCTCCTCTCGCAGTCGCTGGTTCGTCGCCGGTGACATCGATGGTCTGCTGGGCCTGGCCCTCGACAACCTGGTTCAGATCCTGCTCATCCTGGCGCTCTGCACCGGGGTGCTGGGGTTCTCCGGCCCGCTCCTGCACGGCACGGTGCTGCCGGCGGTGGGCCTCAGCCTTCTGGTGGGCAACGGCGCCTACGCCTGGCAGGCCTGGAGCCTCTCCCGGCGGGAGGGACGCAGCGATCGCACGGCACTGCCCTACGGCATCAACACCGTCAGTCTCTTCGCGTTCATCTTCCTGGTGATGCTGCCGGTGAAGCTGGCGGCGGAGGCGGGGGGCATGGCGAGCGAGGCCGCGGCCCGCCTGGCCTGGGAAGCGGGCATGGTGGCCTGCCTGGGGTCGGGGCTGATCGAGGCGGGCGGGGCTGTGGTGGCCGGAACCCTGCGGCGCTGGCTGCCCCGGGCGGCTCTGCTGGCCACCCTCTCGGGCATTGCCCTGGGCTACATCTCCCTGGGGTTCCTGCTGCGCACCTACGCCCATCCGGCCGTGGGCCTGGGGACGCTGGCGGTGGTGCTGATCACGTACTACAGCCCGGTGCGGCTGCCGGTTCCAGGCGGCCTGCTGGCCGTGCTGCTCGGGGTGGCCCTGGCCTGGGCCGAGGGGCTGATCAGCCTGGATCCCCAGCGCTGGCAGGCCGCCCTGGAGATGGTGGGCCCGAAGCTGCCGATGCTGCAGTGGCAGGGGCTCTGGGAAGGCCGCTCCCAGCTGCTGCCCTGGCTCGGGGTGACCATCCCGATGGGCCTGTTCAACCTGCTCGGCTCGCTGCAGAACCTGGAGAGCGCCGAAGCCGCGGGCGATCGCTACCCGGAGCGGCCGTCGCTGCTGATCAACGGCCTGGGGACGATCGTGGGGGCGGCGCTGGGATCGTGCTTCCCCACCACCATCTACATCGGCCATCCGGGCTGGAAGGCCATGGGGGCGCGGGTCGCCTACTCATGGATGAACGGAGTGCTGATGGGCGCCGGCTGCCTGCTGGGGCTCTTCGGCCTGGTGGCCCAGCTGGTGCCGATCGACGCCGGCATGGCGATCGTGCTCTACATCGGCATCGTGATCACGGCCCAGAGCGTGCAGGCCGTGCCGGCCTCCCACGCCCCGGCAGTGGTGCTGGGGCTGATGCCGGGCCTGGCGGGCTGGGGATCGCTTCTGCTCAAGGCGGGGCTGCGGGCGGGCGGCGCCGGCGCGGCGGGGGCACCCTTCGGGCCCGGCCTGCTCACCACACTGCAGCAGGCGGATGTGTGGGCGGCGGGAGCCTTCGCGCTGGAGCAGGGCCAGATCATCTCGGCGATGCTGCTGGCGGCCCTGCTGGTGTTCGTGATCGAGGGGCGGCTGCTGGCCGCCACGGCCTGCGCCCTCACGGCCGCCGCGGCCTCCTGGGTGGGGCTGATCCATGCCTGGCGCTTCGCCGGCTCCGACACGGTGCTCGACCTGGGCTGGGGCAGCGGCGCCCCCTGGGCCGTGGGCTACGGACTGATGGCCGTGGTGCTGGGGCTCAGCAGCCTCTGGCAGCGGCTGAAGGGGGATGCGCGAGCATGA
- a CDS encoding alpha-ketoglutarate-dependent dioxygenase AlkB: protein MSPATNQRLREEEERVIDRPAIGSRAPACTWQPIERPGLRLRLSRDWLAAQGLVSAALMEDLVAAVPWRSDTIRLFGRTHVQPRLMCWMADPGCRYRYSGRSQAIDPWHPLVDQLRDRLSRLAGCRFNSVLLNLYRHGDDAMGWHADDEPELDDTAPIASLSLGCRRSLRFRPRSRPDPERVALELGEGDLLLMDSPTQRHWLHGLPRRRRVAGARLNLTFRVVRPAASATGAAVTGAGR from the coding sequence ATGTCACCGGCGACGAACCAGCGACTGCGAGAGGAGGAGGAGCGCGTCATCGACCGCCCGGCCATCGGCAGCAGGGCACCAGCATGCACCTGGCAGCCGATCGAGCGGCCCGGCCTGCGGCTGCGTCTGAGCCGCGACTGGCTTGCTGCTCAGGGCCTGGTGTCCGCGGCCCTGATGGAGGACCTGGTGGCCGCGGTGCCCTGGCGCAGCGACACGATCCGCCTCTTCGGCCGCACCCATGTGCAGCCCCGCCTGATGTGCTGGATGGCTGATCCCGGCTGCCGCTACCGCTACAGCGGCCGCAGCCAGGCCATCGACCCCTGGCACCCACTGGTCGATCAGCTGCGGGATCGCCTGAGCCGGCTGGCAGGCTGCCGCTTCAATTCGGTGCTGCTCAACCTCTACCGCCACGGGGATGACGCCATGGGCTGGCACGCCGATGACGAACCCGAACTCGACGACACCGCACCCATCGCATCGCTCAGCCTCGGTTGCCGCCGCAGCCTGCGCTTCCGGCCACGGTCGCGACCCGATCCCGAGCGCGTGGCCCTGGAGCTGGGTGAGGGGGATCTGCTGCTGATGGACTCGCCCACCCAGCGCCACTGGCTGCACGGCCTGCCGCGCCGCCGCCGCGTGGCCGGAGCGCGCCTGAACCTCACCTTCCGGGTGGTGCGCCCCGCGGCCTCCGCCACCGGGGCCGCCGTCACAGGGGCCGGCCGATGA
- a CDS encoding rhomboid family intramembrane serine protease: MKRIGLVAIVPVLILALAWTQELVDQLLFGGRWNLPMRPGGSILGVFTAPFSHSGFTHLVSNSLWFLPLSWLVMAKRPRDYLAVWVGVLLAAVPVWLFWPSASHGLSGVVYGLLGYLLLIGWLERRFSAMALSLFCLISYGGLLPSLLPFLSPPGVSWIGHASGFAGGVLAALAIHRDPQQRELPR, from the coding sequence ATGAAACGGATCGGACTCGTGGCGATCGTGCCGGTGTTGATCCTGGCCCTGGCCTGGACTCAGGAGCTGGTGGATCAGTTGCTGTTCGGAGGCCGCTGGAACCTGCCGATGCGGCCGGGTGGCTCGATCCTCGGGGTGTTCACCGCTCCCTTCAGCCACAGCGGCTTCACCCATCTGGTGAGCAACAGCCTCTGGTTCCTGCCCCTCTCATGGCTCGTGATGGCCAAGCGGCCGCGCGACTATCTGGCCGTGTGGGTGGGGGTTCTCCTGGCCGCGGTGCCGGTCTGGCTGTTCTGGCCCAGCGCCAGCCACGGTCTCTCCGGCGTGGTGTACGGCCTGCTGGGTTACCTGCTGCTGATCGGCTGGCTGGAGCGACGCTTCTCGGCCATGGCCCTCTCCCTGTTCTGCCTGATCAGCTACGGGGGCCTGCTGCCCAGCCTTCTGCCCTTCCTCTCGCCGCCCGGCGTGAGCTGGATCGGCCATGCCTCGGGCTTCGCCGGCGGCGTGCTCGCCGCTCTGGCGATCCACCGGGACCCCCAGCAGCGGGAGCTGCCGCGATGA
- a CDS encoding DCC1-like thiol-disulfide oxidoreductase family protein produces MKLVFDGGCPFCRHFAELSELRGGVPQLEIVDGRADRELRQWLAERGCPLARGAVLIDGDELFHGAEAISRLCAALHPSAPLLALLRQVFAGPERTRRLYPLLLLARRLALGWRGLPVDPDDPPPRAQQARTGHNGL; encoded by the coding sequence ATGAAGCTCGTCTTCGATGGGGGCTGCCCGTTCTGCCGGCACTTCGCCGAGCTCAGCGAGCTCAGGGGCGGGGTGCCCCAGCTGGAGATCGTGGATGGGCGGGCCGACCGGGAGCTGCGCCAATGGCTGGCCGAACGCGGCTGTCCCCTGGCCCGGGGAGCGGTGCTGATCGACGGCGACGAGCTGTTTCACGGAGCCGAGGCCATCAGCCGGCTCTGTGCGGCCCTCCACCCGAGTGCGCCGCTTCTCGCGCTGCTGCGGCAGGTGTTCGCGGGGCCCGAACGCACGCGCCGCCTCTACCCGCTGCTGCTCCTGGCGCGGCGGCTGGCGCTGGGCTGGCGCGGCCTGCCCGTGGATCCCGACGACCCGCCCCCACGTGCGCAGCAGGCCCGGACTGGACACAATGGGCTCTGA